A window of the Arthrobacter sp. Marseille-P9274 genome harbors these coding sequences:
- the ubiG gene encoding bifunctional 2-polyprenyl-6-hydroxyphenol methylase/3-demethylubiquinol 3-O-methyltransferase UbiG, with protein MPIDNELYDRLGGSWWHEDNPLNLLHGSLTPARMEYFRGALRDRLGGRVAGLKALDIGCGAGLLAEEFARLGCEVTGVDPSEPALAAARRHAADGGPAIRYLAGSGEELPLADASFDVVLCCDVLEHVTDLPRVIAETARVMKPGSLYLFDTINRTAASWLLAIKILQDWPPTRIIDAQLHSWDMFIKPRELARLLQRNGLEPGGLAGLAPRANPLAALSALRAARRGRISYGELGRRLDFGQVRSTALSYMGYAIKAAELG; from the coding sequence CCTGGTGGCACGAGGACAACCCGCTCAACCTGCTGCACGGCAGCCTCACCCCGGCCCGGATGGAGTATTTCCGGGGCGCGCTGCGGGACCGGCTCGGCGGCCGGGTGGCCGGGCTGAAGGCACTGGATATCGGCTGCGGCGCCGGCCTGCTGGCCGAGGAGTTCGCGCGGCTCGGCTGCGAGGTGACCGGCGTCGACCCATCGGAACCCGCGTTGGCGGCCGCCCGGCGGCACGCCGCGGACGGCGGCCCGGCGATCCGCTACCTGGCCGGCAGCGGCGAGGAACTGCCGCTCGCGGACGCAAGCTTCGACGTCGTTCTCTGCTGTGATGTGCTGGAACACGTCACCGATCTGCCGCGGGTCATCGCGGAGACCGCACGGGTCATGAAGCCGGGCAGCCTGTACCTCTTCGACACGATAAACCGGACGGCCGCCAGCTGGCTGCTGGCCATCAAAATCCTGCAGGACTGGCCGCCCACCAGGATCATCGACGCGCAGCTGCACAGCTGGGACATGTTCATCAAGCCGCGCGAGCTCGCGCGCCTGCTGCAGCGCAACGGGCTGGAGCCGGGCGGATTGGCCGGCCTGGCCCCGCGGGCGAACCCGCTGGCCGCCCTCTCGGCCCTCCGCGCTGCCCGCCGCGGCCGGATCAGCTACGGGGAACTCGGCCGCCGGCTGGACTTCGGCCAGGTCCGCTCGACTGCGCTGTCCTACATGGGCTACGCCATCAAGGCCGCCGAGCTGGGCTGA
- a CDS encoding ABC transporter substrate-binding protein, which yields MNHRNAPWAPTAAAAVVLLALTGCGGSASAQPADDTFVFATGKDISCLDPHVNGDMPQASIAANYLDSLVSQDKDGKIHPWLAESWEVSEDGLTYTFKVRDDVTFTDGTRFTAEAVKANLDHMVDPDTQSGTAGGYLKPYKSTEVVDDTTAVVTLNRPYAAFLEVLAQPFLGIESPTALKRPQAENCNSPVGTGPYKIVDYVPQSKVSLVRNDDYNSAPPFAQHQGPAHIKNLEWQIVPEDSTRYGLLRAGQVDALDLMPSVHFAEAEADKNVALVLQDRPGNPTNLMLNTTRAPFDDLRVRQAFLRSVYVEAGINSVYFGTVTQAGGPLASTTKFYSPDFEDAYQPDPANAAKLLDEAGWTGRDKDGYRTKDGKRLVVHFPYTPAVWPTAHQALVTQLQASAKQAGFDVRIETGDSASVSEQGNNFDYDLRSDYWNTNTADVLRIVFSSEYTESAGFVPNGSGFRNKEFDKIVNDALATDDPAVREKLYYEAQQIVSRNALQLPLYNQASQLAVRTDRFANLTLEPSLSLPYIYDVSAVKQS from the coding sequence ATGAACCATCGCAACGCCCCTTGGGCGCCCACGGCCGCAGCCGCCGTCGTGCTTCTGGCGCTGACCGGATGCGGCGGCAGCGCCAGTGCGCAGCCGGCAGACGACACCTTCGTTTTCGCGACGGGCAAGGACATTTCCTGCCTGGACCCGCACGTGAACGGCGACATGCCGCAGGCCTCGATCGCCGCCAACTACCTCGACTCGCTGGTCTCGCAGGACAAAGACGGCAAGATCCACCCGTGGCTGGCCGAGTCGTGGGAAGTCTCGGAGGACGGGCTGACCTACACCTTCAAGGTCCGCGACGATGTCACCTTCACGGACGGCACCAGGTTCACCGCCGAGGCGGTCAAGGCGAACCTGGACCACATGGTGGATCCGGACACGCAGTCCGGCACGGCCGGCGGCTACCTCAAGCCGTACAAGAGCACCGAGGTGGTTGATGACACCACGGCCGTGGTCACGCTGAACCGCCCGTACGCGGCGTTCCTTGAGGTGCTGGCCCAGCCGTTCCTCGGCATCGAATCGCCGACGGCGCTGAAGCGGCCGCAGGCGGAGAACTGCAACTCGCCGGTTGGGACGGGTCCCTACAAAATCGTGGACTACGTTCCGCAGTCCAAGGTCTCGCTGGTGCGCAACGACGACTACAACTCGGCGCCGCCGTTCGCGCAGCACCAGGGGCCGGCGCACATCAAGAACCTCGAATGGCAGATCGTGCCGGAGGATTCCACCCGCTACGGGCTGCTCCGCGCCGGCCAGGTGGACGCGCTGGACCTGATGCCGTCGGTCCACTTCGCCGAGGCGGAGGCGGACAAGAACGTCGCGCTGGTGCTGCAGGACCGGCCGGGCAACCCGACCAACCTGATGCTCAACACCACGCGGGCACCGTTCGACGACCTCCGCGTGCGCCAGGCGTTCCTGCGCAGCGTGTACGTGGAGGCCGGAATCAACAGCGTCTACTTCGGCACGGTGACCCAGGCCGGCGGCCCGCTGGCCAGCACCACCAAGTTCTATTCACCGGACTTCGAGGACGCGTACCAGCCGGATCCCGCGAACGCGGCCAAGCTCCTCGACGAAGCGGGCTGGACGGGGCGTGACAAGGACGGCTACCGCACCAAGGACGGCAAGCGGTTGGTGGTGCACTTCCCGTATACGCCGGCCGTCTGGCCGACCGCCCACCAGGCCCTAGTGACCCAGCTGCAGGCCAGCGCGAAGCAGGCCGGGTTCGACGTGCGGATCGAGACGGGCGACTCCGCCTCCGTGAGCGAGCAGGGCAACAACTTCGACTACGACCTGCGCTCCGACTACTGGAACACCAACACTGCGGACGTGCTGCGGATCGTCTTCTCCTCCGAGTACACCGAGTCCGCCGGCTTCGTGCCGAACGGGTCCGGCTTCCGGAACAAGGAATTCGACAAGATCGTCAACGACGCTTTGGCCACCGACGATCCGGCAGTGCGCGAAAAGCTCTACTA